CGCGATTTCGCCGTCGGTTGGATCCCACGCATCGGGCTGCTCCTGGTAATAAGCCGCCGTTCTGTCTCGGCCCAGCAACACGTCGATGACCCCCTGTCGACGGTACTTGCTGTTGTCCTGTTCCAGGCGTCCGATCGTCAGCAATACTTTTCCGCCGTCTGGAAGAGCTTCCACCACGAGGTCCCCGCAGGCTCGGCCACCCGCGTAGTTGTCCATACCGATGTACATCAGCCGTTCCGACTGCGGGGCGTCCGAATCGTGAGTGATTAAGGGAATTTTCTCCGCGATTTCGTTCAACCATTCGACCTGATTGTCGGCATCGAGTGGGCTGATGGCAATCGCCTGAACACCGGATGTGAGCAGGTCTTCCACCTTCTGTTTTTGAACGACGGCTGTCGCTTCGGGAGGCATCACGACATCGACGTCAATATCAAATTCCTGAGCTGCATCGTTGGCTCCGGCTTCGGCAATTTTCCAGAAATCCGCGATCTGATTTGTGACGAATGCGACAGAATGACGTTTCCCGTCGCCTCCATCGGGCGAACTGCCGGACGAACCTTCCGAGCCCGCTTTGCCAGGCTGATCGGCACACCCCGGCAAAAGCAGCAGTCCTAAACACAACAACCAGAGAGACGCGAAACGTGACATTCAATCGAACCTTTATTGTGTGACTCAGAAGCCAATCGAACCCAGTCCGGAAGCGCAGCAACCTGTATGACAGAATTTCGAGTCGCCGTTTGCTGCCGGAACTCGCAGGGTACGGGGGGGGGAGATTCGCGTCAAATCTGCAACGTCTCCAAATGAAAACGGCCGCCTCTTTCCGCAGTTCTGCCTGCAGAATGGCGATTTCTACTCGATTTCGTAGCCGCCAGCCGCCATTGTGGGGAACATTCGTCCGGGCTATAGTGAAACTTCGTCGGGTGAACAGAGCTGTTGGTTCTTTCACCACTTTTTCAGAAACCGAATCGTCAATCGTCTATGTCCGCTCTGCAGCAGTTTGAAAAGGATGAACAGTTTATTCGGCTGGTCCGTCGTGAAGACGACGTCGACCTTGTCGTTGCTGCGCTGGAAATCGCTCGCGACGCTCAGCCGGACCTGGACTTCGAACCAACTCTGCAAAAAATTCGCACGGCCGTTGGCGAACTGACGCGACCAATTGCCATGGCGGGCGATGATCGCAGTGAACTCGAACTGCTGATCCAGTTTTTGACATCCGACCTGAACCTGCACGGACACCCCGAAAGCTTTGATTCCCCCAACAGCAGCTATTTGAATCACGTCATGGAAAGCGGTCGCGGGATTCCGATTTCGCTGTCCGTCATCTACATGGCAATCGCGAACGAACTGGGGATTCCGCTGGCGGGTGTGGCCGCACCGTCGCACTTTTTGACGTCGCTTCAAACAGACGGCGGCGTCGTGTACGTCGATCCGTTTCGTGGCGGCGAAATTATGAACGAAGTCGAGTGCGTCGACTGGCTGCATGCCCTCACCGAATTGCCACGAGCTGAAATTCACCCTACGCTGAAACCGACAAGCGAGCGGAAGATTATCGTTCGCATGCTAAACAATCTGAAGACGCATTTCGGCAGCACAGATCAGTGGCGGTCTGTTTGGCGAGTACAGCGGCGTCTGGCTTTGCTGAGCCCGGGGTCGTACCGCGAAAAACGAGACCTCGCCATCGTGACTCTCCGCGCCGGTCGGCCGGGGGAAGCGATCGATCTGCTGCAAAGCTGCCTTGCCGTGTGCATTCCCGAAGAACGCCAGTTGCTGCAGCAGTACCTCAGGGATGCTCGCAAGGAATCGCCGCTGCTGAATTAAAGCACGCTGAATACGACTCGCCCCATTTCGCAGCGGGAGGTGGCGAGTACGTCTGATATTTCGACGAAAGCGTAGGCTGCAATTCCCTCGCGCGGCGTGCTAAGCTGATGAACTGCCGTAAATTCTTTCCCGCATGCCACTTCATTGGAGCCCCACCTTATGCTTCCCGTTTCCCGCCGCACCATGCTTTCCACGTCTGCTGCAGCGCTGATCGCCAGTCGTACCACTGACACGTTGGCTGCCGGTCCCGCGCCCAAATTTCATGTTGATGAAATTAAAACTATCAGCCTGCAATCGGACCGCTACCATGGCTGGCCCACGTTGATTCGCCGCAAAAACGGTGAACTGATGGTTGTCTGCTCGGGCGGCCGCCAGTCTCACGTTTGCCCATTCGGTCGGGTTGAGTTGATCAAGTCATACGACGACGGTGCTACCTGGACGTACGCTCGCACGCTACTGGATGGTCCAATCGACGACCGCGACGCTGGAATTCTGGAAACGGCGAAGGGCACATTGCTGGTCTCCACGTTTACATCATTAGCATACGAACCCGGCTTGCAGAAAGCTGTCGCGTCGGCGGCACAGGGCAATGCGACCATGCCGCCGGAGCAGCTCGCCAAGTGGCAGGGGGCTCACGGTAGAGTTCCTGACGGTCAGCACAAACAGCATTTGGGCTGTTGGATGCTGCGGTCCGAGGATGGCGGCCTGAACTGGTCGCCTGCGTACCAAGTCCCGTTGAATAGTCCTCATGGCCCCGTCAACTTAAGCGATGGTCGCCTGTTTTATCCCGGCGTCGATTTGTGGGGCAAGGGCCGCAAGGTCGGCTACAGTTTTTCAGAAGATGATGGCAAGTCGTGGACTCCACTGGCTGAATTTCCGATCCGGAAAGGCGACGATGGTTCCGCGTATCACGAACTTCACGGCGTGGAAGCCGCCGACGGCCGTCTGGTTGTGCAAATTCGTACTCATAACAAGACATACAACCGGGAGACTCTACAGACACATTCGACCGACGGCGGTAAGTCGTGGGCTGAACCGTATTCAATCGGTGTCTGGGGCCTGCCGTCACAGCTGCTTCGGCTATCAGACGACCGGTTACTGATGTCTTACGGCCATCGCCGCGCTCCACTGGGCAACCAGGCTCGCCTTAGTGACGACAACGGCAAGACATGGTCCGAGCCAATGATTATTCAGGGCGACGCCAGTTCCGGTGACCTTGGTTATCCATCCACGGCAGAAATTGAACCGGGCCACTTCGCCACCGTGTGGTATGAGAAGCTCAAGGGCAACAAGTTGGCTCAACTGAGAATGGCGAAATGGCGTCTCGCGTAGCCTAAATGAAACCTCAACCCTGATTGGCCGCAATCATCCGCCGCACGACTTCCGTGCGGCTGTTGGTTTCTTCAAAGATCCGTAGCTGTTGTTTGGCTCCGGCATTTTGCACGACGGCGTGTAATGATGACAGCTCGTCAGCACAGTCCAGTTGCAAGGCGACCGGCAGCAGCTGTTGAATCAGATTGTCGGTGACTTCAGTCACGGTCCGCTGCTGGTAGTCACTGGTGCTCACCAGTGATGCGTCGGCGCCAAACCGAGTCGCACGCCATTTGTTTTGCTGGACCATCATGGGGTGGTAGTCGGATTGAAACGTTCCCTGATCGATTTCTGCGGAAATCGCGACCACAAGGCATTGCACAAGAGCGGTGATTGATAGCACCTGTTCAAGATTCGGTGGCATGTCGCACACGCGAATTTCCACCGTGCCGAAATTGTGGTGAGGCCGAATGTCCCACCAGATCTCCCGGATGCTGTTAATGAACCCGGTGCTTTCAAGGTGCTTAATCAACCAGACGTACTCAGACCAGTTCCGCATGCGATGAGGCAGCCCGGCCGTCGGGAGACCTTCCATGATTTTCGAACGGTTCGAATGTAGTCCGGTGTTTCGACCTTCCCAGAACGGCGAATTGGACGACAGCGACAATAACAGCGGAAGGTACTTCATCATGCGGTCGCAAACGTTTACCGCTTTGTCGCCGGTTTCCACACCAACGTGAACGTGCAGGCCAAAGGTCACCAATCGACGAGCCACGTCCTGCATCAGACTGACCAGCCGGTAATACCGATCATCAACGGTGATTTCCTGGTCTCGCCACGACGAAAACGGATGCGAGCCTGCCCAGAACAGCTTTAGCCCCAGCGGACCGATCGCCGATTCCACCATTTCCAGCTTGCGTTTCAAATCCGCACCGGCTTCCTGCACTGTGCGGCAGACGCCCGTGTTGATTTCCAGATAGCTTTGCATCAGCTCTGGCTTGACGACCTCACGCAGTTCGTCGGGCAGTGCGGCGAGGACTTCTTCAATTCGATTGGCCAGTGACATGCTGTCGGCGTCGACCAGCTGCAATTCGATTTCGACACCGATCGAAGGTGTTTCGTTGCACGCGAATTCAAGGAATGACATGAGCTACTCCTGCGAAGCCAACAGCGCCGCTCGCGCCACCACGCGGACCCCAATTGCAATCGCCTGCTCATCCACGTCAAACACGGGCGAATGCAGATGTGGCCACGGTAGCGAACCGGCGCAGCCAAGTCGAATCTGACTCCCCTTGCAGCAGTCGAGATACATGGCGAAATCTTCGCCACCCATGCTGGGGCGATCCAGCAATTCCACGCCGCCGTCGCCGAGCACTTCACGACTGGCCTTTTCGAACGCCGCGGTTTCGTTGTTCGAATTCACCACCGAACTTAGCGAATGCAGAAACTGGACATCGATTTCGTTACCCGTCAGATCGGCCAGATGCTGGCTTGTGGCACGAATGCAGTTCATTAAATCGCCGCGACTGTTAGGCTCAGTTGTTCGTAGAGTCCCCACGATGCTCACTTCGTCCGGAATGACGTTAGACGCATGCCCGCCATGGATTTGCCCGACCGTAAACACAGACGAATCGCGTACGTCCACGCTGCGCGGCAGCATTTGATACAACTGACACACCAGCATTGTGGCGGCGTGAATCGGATCCGTCGTGCTGTGCGGGCGAGCCGTGTGGCCCCCGTTGCCCTTCACGAAAATATGAACTTCGTCGACGGCGGCGGTGAATACGCCATAGCGAATTCCGATCCGGCCGACCAACAGATTTGGTTCCACATGCAGACCCAAAATCGACGGCACATTCTTCAGGTAGCCGTCTTCGACCATCCAGATCGCGCCTTCGCCTGTTTCTTCGGCCGCCTGAAAAAGAAACCTGACGCGCGCGGTGGGCAGCTTTGTTCCGGACTTTTTCAGTGAAGAAAGCGTTTCGGCGGCGCCCAGAACAACAGTGGTGTGCACGTCGTGGCCGCACGCGTGAGCCAGCCCGTCTTTGATGGACGAATAGCCAACATCCTTGCGATCCGGCATTCGCAACGCGTCGATGTCAGCTCGCAAAGCGATCGCTGGAGTGTCATCAGTGGCGTCGCCGAGCAACAGGTCGCCGACAACTCCGACGCCACGTTCGGGGATCTGAGCGGCAATGCCGAGGCTCTTGAGTCGCTCACAGATGGAACGGCTGGTCTCTGTTTCTTCGCCGCTTGGTTCGGGCGAACAATGTCGTTCACGCCGATAAGCAATCCAGCTCGCCTGATGTTCCTCTGCAAAGCGATCAATGAAGGAAGTGATGTCGGTTGACGAATTGTTGGGTAGTCCGTTCTGAGTGTGCATACACTGGTCTGCGTGGTTGGGAAATGAAGTTTGTCGCAAAACAACAGCCTGGCAACTGCGCAGAGGCTACCACATTCAACGGCTGGCGATGATATGGTACACGGCATTGCAGAAGATCGCCTGCAATCCCGCTTAAGCGGCCGCTTTTCTGCTCATTCCGGCGCGAACCACATTATACACGGCGTCAATTACGTCTGTCACATCCTGGTCGCTCATCTTTGGCGACAGCGGCAGGCTGACCATGCGGTTAAAACTGTCCAGGGCCACCGGGAAATCG
This DNA window, taken from Fuerstiella marisgermanici, encodes the following:
- a CDS encoding sugar-binding protein, producing the protein MSRFASLWLLCLGLLLLPGCADQPGKAGSEGSSGSSPDGGDGKRHSVAFVTNQIADFWKIAEAGANDAAQEFDIDVDVVMPPEATAVVQKQKVEDLLTSGVQAIAISPLDADNQVEWLNEIAEKIPLITHDSDAPQSERLMYIGMDNYAGGRACGDLVVEALPDGGKVLLTIGRLEQDNSKYRRQGVIDVLLGRDRTAAYYQEQPDAWDPTDGEIAGDKYTIVATVTDQGKPEVALSKAEDALNTYTDLNAMVGLFEYNPPALYQALKKAGKLGQIQLVGFDENDVTLQAIKDGECIGTVVQNPYMYGYESVRVLNEILNGNEDVIPASKYIDIPPRSITKENVDEYWEDLRAKKGQ
- a CDS encoding SirB1 family protein, with product MSALQQFEKDEQFIRLVRREDDVDLVVAALEIARDAQPDLDFEPTLQKIRTAVGELTRPIAMAGDDRSELELLIQFLTSDLNLHGHPESFDSPNSSYLNHVMESGRGIPISLSVIYMAIANELGIPLAGVAAPSHFLTSLQTDGGVVYVDPFRGGEIMNEVECVDWLHALTELPRAEIHPTLKPTSERKIIVRMLNNLKTHFGSTDQWRSVWRVQRRLALLSPGSYREKRDLAIVTLRAGRPGEAIDLLQSCLAVCIPEERQLLQQYLRDARKESPLLN
- a CDS encoding sialidase family protein translates to MLPVSRRTMLSTSAAALIASRTTDTLAAGPAPKFHVDEIKTISLQSDRYHGWPTLIRRKNGELMVVCSGGRQSHVCPFGRVELIKSYDDGATWTYARTLLDGPIDDRDAGILETAKGTLLVSTFTSLAYEPGLQKAVASAAQGNATMPPEQLAKWQGAHGRVPDGQHKQHLGCWMLRSEDGGLNWSPAYQVPLNSPHGPVNLSDGRLFYPGVDLWGKGRKVGYSFSEDDGKSWTPLAEFPIRKGDDGSAYHELHGVEAADGRLVVQIRTHNKTYNRETLQTHSTDGGKSWAEPYSIGVWGLPSQLLRLSDDRLLMSYGHRRAPLGNQARLSDDNGKTWSEPMIIQGDASSGDLGYPSTAEIEPGHFATVWYEKLKGNKLAQLRMAKWRLA
- a CDS encoding carboxylate-amine ligase, producing MSFLEFACNETPSIGVEIELQLVDADSMSLANRIEEVLAALPDELREVVKPELMQSYLEINTGVCRTVQEAGADLKRKLEMVESAIGPLGLKLFWAGSHPFSSWRDQEITVDDRYYRLVSLMQDVARRLVTFGLHVHVGVETGDKAVNVCDRMMKYLPLLLSLSSNSPFWEGRNTGLHSNRSKIMEGLPTAGLPHRMRNWSEYVWLIKHLESTGFINSIREIWWDIRPHHNFGTVEIRVCDMPPNLEQVLSITALVQCLVVAISAEIDQGTFQSDYHPMMVQQNKWRATRFGADASLVSTSDYQQRTVTEVTDNLIQQLLPVALQLDCADELSSLHAVVQNAGAKQQLRIFEETNSRTEVVRRMIAANQG
- a CDS encoding M20 metallopeptidase family protein, with protein sequence MHTQNGLPNNSSTDITSFIDRFAEEHQASWIAYRRERHCSPEPSGEETETSRSICERLKSLGIAAQIPERGVGVVGDLLLGDATDDTPAIALRADIDALRMPDRKDVGYSSIKDGLAHACGHDVHTTVVLGAAETLSSLKKSGTKLPTARVRFLFQAAEETGEGAIWMVEDGYLKNVPSILGLHVEPNLLVGRIGIRYGVFTAAVDEVHIFVKGNGGHTARPHSTTDPIHAATMLVCQLYQMLPRSVDVRDSSVFTVGQIHGGHASNVIPDEVSIVGTLRTTEPNSRGDLMNCIRATSQHLADLTGNEIDVQFLHSLSSVVNSNNETAAFEKASREVLGDGGVELLDRPSMGGEDFAMYLDCCKGSQIRLGCAGSLPWPHLHSPVFDVDEQAIAIGVRVVARAALLASQE